A single window of Vibrio stylophorae DNA harbors:
- the traF gene encoding conjugal transfer protein TraF: MKRALSFSLVGAMTLVATSSQAAIGYDSRSMAMGGTGVASASYLTAAFYNPAQLTNYDDSDDVGLLFPSVGLSASDQNDLLNKLDTFQDIDKEYTPGHKDEWDAALKALDNSTVAVNLNVGMAIAIPNQYLSTALFVQNQTNVFAQTHIDSRDFGAGFTPVANQMNSTVRGLAGGTLDIGLAMGKAFDVKDHHFSVGITPKMQTLYMINYGGTPADFEIDDFDYDKNGNDKSTFNLDLGASYQATDSITIALAGRNLIKQSIENNLDGDATYVVEPKFTLGASYDISWLQLNLDVDLNETKYFEQIDYSTQYVRLGAELNAWDWAQLRAGYAASLTDAGSMLTAGIGLHPFGAFGIDLAGQYSTDNGYGASAQLIFTF; the protein is encoded by the coding sequence ATGAAACGCGCACTTTCTTTCTCGCTTGTCGGTGCAATGACGCTCGTTGCAACCAGTTCTCAAGCCGCCATTGGTTATGATAGCCGCAGTATGGCGATGGGTGGTACTGGCGTTGCATCAGCAAGCTATCTTACCGCTGCCTTCTATAACCCAGCACAGCTAACCAATTACGATGACAGCGATGATGTCGGCCTGCTCTTTCCAAGTGTTGGCCTAAGTGCGTCTGATCAAAACGACTTACTCAATAAACTAGATACTTTCCAAGACATCGATAAAGAGTACACGCCGGGTCACAAGGATGAGTGGGATGCGGCGCTAAAAGCACTCGATAATTCCACTGTCGCTGTAAACCTTAATGTGGGTATGGCTATCGCCATTCCAAACCAATATCTAAGTACCGCATTGTTTGTCCAAAACCAAACCAATGTCTTTGCACAAACGCATATTGATAGCCGTGACTTTGGCGCGGGTTTTACGCCTGTGGCAAATCAGATGAACTCAACGGTTCGTGGCCTTGCCGGCGGTACTTTAGATATTGGTCTAGCCATGGGTAAAGCTTTTGACGTGAAAGATCACCACTTCTCTGTGGGTATCACGCCAAAAATGCAGACCCTTTATATGATCAACTACGGTGGGACACCTGCTGATTTTGAAATCGATGATTTTGATTACGACAAAAACGGCAATGACAAGAGCACCTTTAACCTTGATTTAGGTGCAAGCTACCAAGCGACAGATAGCATCACCATCGCGCTTGCGGGCCGTAACTTGATCAAGCAATCCATCGAGAACAACCTAGATGGCGATGCCACCTATGTGGTTGAACCAAAATTCACCTTAGGTGCAAGCTATGACATCAGCTGGCTGCAGTTGAACCTTGATGTGGATCTAAACGAAACCAAGTACTTTGAGCAGATCGATTACAGCACCCAATATGTTCGCCTCGGTGCTGAGCTCAACGCTTGGGATTGGGCGCAGCTTCGCGCAGGTTACGCTGCGAGCCTAACCGATGCAGGCAGCATGCTCACAGCTGGTATTGGCCTGCACCCATTTGGTGCCTTTGGTATTGATTTGGCGGGGCAATATAGTACAGATAACGGCTATGGCGCATCTGCGCAACTCATCTTTACTTTCTAA
- the tdh gene encoding L-threonine 3-dehydrogenase, whose product MSMKALAKLKAEPGIWLTEVDEPTLGHNDLLIKIRKTAICGTDVHIYNWDEWSQRTIPVPMVVGHEYVGEVVAMGQEVRGFAIGDRVSGEGHITCGHCRNCRAGRTHLCRNTVGVGVNREGAFAEYLVIPAFNAFKIPEGISDDLASIFDPFGNAVHTALSFDLVGEDVLITGAGPIGIMAAAVARHVGARHVVITDVNEYRLDLARQMGVTRAVNVANTDLKDVMTELGMTEGFDVGLEMSGVPSAFNSMLSNMNHGGKVALLGIPPSDMGIDWNQVIFKGLIIKGIYGREMFETWYKMASLLQSGLDISPIITHHYAIDDFQAGFDVMRSGQSGKVILNWD is encoded by the coding sequence ATGAGTATGAAAGCCCTTGCCAAACTGAAAGCGGAACCGGGGATTTGGCTGACCGAAGTGGATGAGCCAACTTTGGGTCACAACGATCTGCTGATTAAAATTCGTAAAACAGCCATTTGCGGCACCGATGTGCACATCTACAACTGGGATGAGTGGTCGCAGCGTACCATTCCTGTTCCCATGGTTGTGGGTCATGAATATGTCGGTGAAGTGGTGGCTATGGGCCAAGAGGTGCGCGGTTTTGCTATTGGCGATCGCGTCTCTGGCGAAGGTCATATCACCTGTGGGCATTGTCGTAACTGCCGCGCAGGTCGTACGCATTTATGCCGTAATACCGTGGGTGTGGGTGTGAATCGCGAAGGTGCTTTTGCCGAGTATCTGGTTATTCCCGCCTTTAATGCCTTTAAGATTCCTGAAGGTATCAGTGATGATCTTGCTTCGATTTTCGACCCATTTGGTAATGCAGTGCACACTGCGCTGTCTTTTGATTTAGTCGGTGAAGATGTACTGATTACTGGTGCAGGCCCCATTGGTATTATGGCTGCGGCGGTGGCACGTCATGTTGGCGCACGCCATGTGGTGATCACCGATGTCAATGAGTACCGTTTGGATCTAGCGCGCCAAATGGGTGTGACCCGCGCGGTGAATGTGGCCAATACCGATCTAAAAGATGTGATGACCGAGCTGGGAATGACTGAAGGCTTTGATGTGGGTCTTGAGATGTCAGGTGTACCTTCTGCATTTAATAGCATGCTAAGTAACATGAATCATGGCGGTAAGGTTGCGCTACTTGGCATTCCACCATCTGATATGGGCATTGATTGGAATCAGGTCATTTTTAAGGGGCTGATCATCAAAGGAATTTATGGCCGTGAGATGTTTGAAACTTGGTACAAAATGGCCAGCTTGCTGCAATCAGGTTTAGATATTAGCCCGATTATTACCCATCACTATGCGATTGATGATTTCCAAGCGGGTTTTGATGTGATGCGCTCGGGTCAATCAGGCAAAGTGATTTTGAACTGGGATTGA
- a CDS encoding peptidoglycan DD-metalloendopeptidase family protein — protein sequence MNCFRQRISASALCAGVLLCLQFITPQAKASQLDGLQQEIKRQESLVGTQKKSLASLEADLKKHEVSMSQSAKAIRQAEQDIRVLNQSMNQLEQQLDELEVSLSDQKRLLAELLNARYRNGHDSQIKRLLKQQDLAELDRMSVYAELLGQARQQVIEDLAQTTQSLEHKRAELAEKRASHQATLNQRQHQRRNFDNEQRKRKLTLAKMRETVKDSDSYLEQLRSSENALKAQLSAAAKHAQKNQVRMDGLARYRKKLNWPIKGRLLHAYGEQQTSQQRWKGLVIAGKAGSEVKAIRGGKVVFADWLRGYGLVLVLDHGKGDMSLYGYNQSLLKNTGDLVKTGEAVALVGDSGGQERPSLYFEIRRHGNTVDPIAWLKRR from the coding sequence ATGAATTGTTTTAGACAACGAATTAGCGCCAGCGCATTATGCGCTGGCGTTTTGTTATGCCTGCAATTTATCACGCCCCAAGCCAAGGCAAGCCAGCTCGATGGTCTGCAACAAGAGATCAAGCGACAAGAAAGCCTGGTTGGCACACAGAAAAAATCCTTAGCCTCACTGGAAGCCGACCTCAAAAAACATGAAGTCAGTATGAGCCAATCGGCCAAGGCGATTCGTCAGGCAGAGCAAGATATTCGCGTGCTCAACCAATCGATGAATCAACTCGAACAACAGCTTGATGAGCTAGAAGTCTCATTGAGCGACCAAAAACGCCTATTGGCCGAACTCCTCAATGCCCGTTATCGCAATGGCCACGACAGCCAAATTAAGCGTCTTTTAAAACAGCAAGATTTAGCAGAGCTTGATCGCATGTCGGTCTATGCCGAACTATTGGGGCAAGCTCGCCAACAAGTGATCGAGGACTTGGCACAAACCACCCAAAGTCTTGAACACAAACGTGCCGAGCTTGCTGAGAAACGAGCGAGTCACCAAGCAACATTGAATCAGCGACAACACCAACGTCGTAACTTTGATAATGAGCAGCGCAAACGCAAACTCACCTTGGCCAAAATGCGCGAAACCGTCAAAGATAGCGACAGCTATCTTGAGCAGTTACGCTCCAGTGAAAATGCGCTGAAAGCGCAGCTATCGGCCGCTGCAAAACACGCCCAGAAAAACCAAGTACGCATGGATGGCTTGGCGCGCTATCGCAAAAAGCTCAACTGGCCGATCAAAGGTCGATTACTGCATGCCTATGGTGAACAGCAAACCAGCCAACAACGCTGGAAAGGTTTGGTGATTGCCGGTAAAGCAGGCAGTGAAGTCAAAGCGATTCGCGGTGGTAAGGTGGTCTTTGCTGACTGGCTACGCGGCTATGGTTTAGTGCTGGTGCTTGACCACGGTAAAGGCGATATGAGCCTTTATGGCTACAACCAAAGTTTGCTGAAAAATACTGGCGATTTAGTCAAAACTGGCGAAGCTGTGGCACTAGTTGGCGATAGTGGCGGCCAAGAGCGTCCAAGCCTCTATTTTGAAATTCGCCGCCACGGCAACACCGTGGATCCTATCGCTTGGCTCAAACGTCGTTAA